The sequence CCGCCCCGCAGACGTCGTCTTTACAGGCGGCGACGTACACACGCTCGCGGAACCGGACGGCGTCGAGGAAGCCGTCGCCGTCCGGAATGGTCGCGTCGCTCGCGTCGATTCCGCCTACGAGATCGATTTTTGTACCGGTGTCGAGACGACGGTCGTCGACCTCGACGGCAGCGTCCTGCTTCCGGGATTCGTCGATGCACACACCCACATGCTGACCCTCGGACAGTCCAGGGTCCACGCCGACCTCTCCGGTGCCGAGAGCCAGAAGGAGGCGCTGGATCGGCTCCGGACAGACGCGGCGCGGAATCACGACTGGGTGCTCGGATTCGGCTGGGACGAAAGCGACTGGGGCACCGATCCAGCGCCCCGTCGTGATGACCTCGATGCAATCTCCACGGACCGACCCGTCGCCGCCTTTCGTGTCGACCTTCACTCGGTGGTCCTGAACTCCGTCGCCCTCGACCGCCTTCGGGCGGACCTCCCTTCGGATGAGATCCGAACCGAGAGCGGCGAGGCGACCGGCGTGGTCGTCGAGTCGGCCGTGGACGTGGTCTCGGCGGCTATCGAACCGGGCAGAGAACGGGCAGGCACACTCCTCCGGGCAGCGATCGACTTTGCCCACGAACACGGGGTGACGGCCGTCCACGACATGGTCCGTCAGTCGGCGGCGCCGAGGGCCTACCGCGACCTCGACGCCGCAGACGACCTCGACCTCAGGGTTCGCATCAACTACTGGGCGGACCACCTGGATGCCATCGAAGAACTCGGCCTGCGGCCGAACCACGGCAGCGAGTTCGTCCGGACCGGCGCCATCAAGACGTTCACCGACGGCAGCATCGGGAGTCAGTCCGCGAGGGTTGCGGAGCCCTTCGCGGACGAGCCGGACGAGACGGGAACGTGGGTCGTTCCACCGGCCGAGTTCCGGACGCTCGCAGAGCGAGTCGACGACGCGGGCCTCCAGCTGGCGGCCCACGCCATCGGCGACGTGGCGATCGACGCGGTCCTCGACGTGCTCGAGGACGTGGGGGATCCTGCCGCCCGCCACCGAATCGAGCACCTGGAACTGATCGACGAGGCCTCGATTGCCAGACTATCGGCGGTCGACGCGGTGGCCTCCGTCCAGCCGAATTTCCACCAGTGGGCGGGCGAAGACGGGCTCTACGCCCGCCGCCTCGGTGACGAACGACGACGCCGGTCGAATCCTCTGGGCCGTTTGGCGGACGCCGACATCCCCATCGCATTCGGAAGCGACGGAATGCCGATGGACCCACTCTACGGCATCGAGCAGGCCGTGACCGCCCCGACGGCTGCCCAGCGGCTCTCCGTTACCGAGGCTCTCCGGGCGTACACCCGCGGGAGCGCGTACGCCGGGTACGACGAGAATCGGATGGGAACCGTGGAGACCGGAAACCTCGCCGATTTCGTCGTGCTCGCCGAGTCACCGTGGGAGCACCCCGAGCGCATCGCCGACATCGACGTGGTGATGACGGTCGTGGGTGGCGAGGTCGTCTACGAGAGCCGTCAGTAGGACTCGAGCAGCGACGTGCCGGTCATCACGTCGGGGATCGGAACGCCGATCAGCGAGAGGATCGTCGGTGCGAGGTCGGTGAGTTCGCCGCCGTCGCGGACTCTCATCCCACCGTCGGTGCCGTCCGGAGCGAGATAGATGCAGGGGACGGGATTGAACGTATGGGCAGTGTGGGGATCCTCGGGCGTCCCCATGTCGTCTGCGTTGCCGTGGTCGGCCGTAACGACGGCGTGAGCCCCGGCCGCACCGATCGAGTCGAGAAGCCTCGCCAGCTGTTCGTCCACGGCCTCGACGGCCGCGATTGCTGCCTCGTAGTCGCCGGTGTGGCCGACCATGTCAGGGTTGGCGTAGTTGAGCACCATGACGTCCGGGTCCTCGCGCTCGATGATCGAAATGGCCGTCTCCGTCACAGCCGCTGCGCTCATCTCCGGTTGCTGATCGTAGGTGGGGACGGCGGGGCTCTCGAGGATCCGGCGGATCTCCCCCTCGAATTTGACCTCACGTCCGCCGTTGAGGAAGTAGGTGACGTGGGGGTACTTCTCGGACTCCGCGATCCGGAGTTGCGTGCGCCCCGCCTCGGCCAGCACGGATCCGAGCGTGTCGGTCGGGTCGATCGGCGGGAACGCGACGGGAAACTGGTAGGTCTGGTCGTACTCGGTCATCGTCGCCAGGTGGCTGTCCGGCGGGGTCGTCTCGAACTCCCAGTCGGGCTCGACATCCGCGAGCATCCGAACCAGCTGTCGCACCCGATCCGCCCGGAAGTTGATGAGGAAGGCGGCGTCGCCGTCCGCCAGGGCTGGCCGCTCGGCCACCAGGGTTGGCTCCACGAACTCGTCGGTGTCGCCACGGTCGTAGGAGGCCGTGACGGCGTCGACAGCCGAGGGCGCCCGATGGTCGGCCTCGCGATTTACGATGGCGTCGTAGGCGCGCTTCGTTCGCTCCCAGTTCTCGTCGCGATCCATGGCGTAGTACCGTCCGGAAACCGTCGCGACGTGCCCGGTCCCGTGCCGTTCCGCGACCGCCGCCAGCTCCCCGAGGTACGACTCGCCGCCGGTCGGGCTGGTGTCCCGTCCGTCGGTGAACGCGTGCGTGACCGCCTCGATACCGCGTTCGGCCGCACACTCGATCAGCGCGTGAAGGTGGGCCTGATCGGAGTGGACGCCGCCGTCGCTCACGAGCCCGGCGAAGTGAACGCGGCCGCCCGCTCGTGCCGCCGCGTCGAACGCGCCCGCGACGGCCTCGTTCTGACAGAGTTCGTCGGCCGCGATGGCGTCGTTGATGCGCGTATACGGCTGTTCGACCACCCGGCCGGCCCCGATGGTGAGGTGGCCGACCTCGCTGTTTCCCATCTGGTCGTCCGGCAGACCGACCGAGCGGCCGTCGGCCGTGAGCGTGCCAAACGCGCCGGTCGCCTTGATGCGATCGAACGTCGGCGTCGCTGCGGCAGCGATGGCGTTGCGGCCGTCGTGATTCGCGAGCCCCCAGCCGTCGAGAATGACGAGCGCCGCCTGCATGGTCGATGCTGAGTGGGGCGGACGTAACTAGGTATCGGGTCGGCCCGAACGACGCGGCGGATCGACCAGTATGAGTTCGTCGGGCAAACCCTCTCGGGGAGCGCTTCGAACCCCTTCGGCGTCGATGGTGTGACGGCGTCTCTCGATCGTATACCTGCTCGCGGTGATTACCCACGGTAGCTCATCTCGAAGACGGCCTGTCCACGGTGGTCGATACTGTGAAGGATTCCCACAGACTGGGAACCGTGATAGCGGTGAATGGTTGGACTGTATGATTCATAGCCATGAGGCGGAGAACGGTGGTCACGATGGGGGGCGCTATCGCCATCGGATCCATCGCGGGGTGTCTCGGGAGCGATGACGGGGGATCCGAATCGACACCACCGACCGAACCCGGGGATTCGTCCGGGGTTTTTCCCGCGGAACCGGAGGGCGCAGCGGTATCGTTCTCGGTCGATCCATCGGACGCGGAGATCGTGTATGGAGCGGACTATTCCGTGACGGTCGGCGCGCGATCCGGGGACAAATCCGTGGACGTAGTGACCACAATCGTGTACCAGCTGCCCGGCGATTCCAACTGGACCGGAAGTTTCGACGACACCCAGACGGTGTGGCGACTCGACGCTGGGAAATCCCAGACGAAGACCTTCGAAATCGAGCCACCGACAGTGGGGGACTTCTCGGTTGGACTGCTGAATCTGGTCCAGAAGGATGTCGTCGAGGAGTGGGGGCTAACGGTCCGACAGCCGCAGGTGGCCCTCGGTGAGACGGTATCGTACTACGATGGACTGGCACTAAACATCGACGCCCGGCTGAGAGATGCCGTGGAAGTTACAGTATTCGACGCGGACGGCGAGAGAGGGGACTACGAGGTCAGTCCCAGAGACGGACAATGGGTCGAGGTGGCGGTCGTCACGACGAACACCAATACGAAAACGATCGTCCGACCGCCGGATGGTTCGGACGTCGGCGTCCTCGCGGGAGGGGGCCCGCTAGATCGGACGCGTTCCGTGCGGAGTGTCTGGGCCGATGTAACCGACTACGAGGTGCTCGGGGACCACCCAGAGTTCGAGGAGGATGCCGGATTCAGAATCGAGGACAACGACGAGTATTACCATCCGCCCGATGATCTCATCCCGGGCGCGACGGCCTCTGGGAACGTCTACTTCGAGACCGATGCCAGCATCACGCTCGAGGAGCTCTCCATCAGGGTAAACTACAACGACGTCCGTGCGACGTGGGGATGACTGTACGTATCGACGGCGATGACTACCCGGTCGTCAACACGGAAGACCGTCACCGCAATCCGGATCCGGCCATGGAACCCGACACGGGGAGCGTGAAATCCGAATCCGGCGCCGACGAACACGGGAAAACCCGATGTTGATCTGACGCCCCAGGGACCGACAGAGAACGAACCCATCTCCGCGATGGAGATGAACTGCCAGGAGATCGGCGGCCACCCGGTGCGGGGATCGCGCCCCTGCGGCGGTCCCGAAAAGAACGCTGCTGCGTTCGTGCCCTTTGGAATACGGGCCGTGGGAGTGAGAAAAACCGTTCGCCTCCCGAGGCCCTGGAGTCCCTCGATCCGGCCTCGTGTATCGGGCTGTTTGCCAGTCGGCACTCTCCTCGAATCCGGACGAACACGGGGCTCAAGGGAGCATTGTGTACACAAAAATGCAATCCTCGTTCGGCGTTGTCGCGTGACAACGACGGACGTGGTGTATTAGTTGCGTTCGACGTTCGTCGCACGCGGGCCCTTGGGGGCCTGCTCGATGTCGAAATCGATATCTTGTCCTTCTTCGAGGTCAGCGCCGCCAACGTCCTCCATGTGGAAGAAAACGTCCTCGTCCGCGTCCTCAGTCGTGATGAATCCGTAGCCGCCTGTGTCGTGGAAGAAATCCACAGTACCGTTTGCCATTGCGCTTACACATACCCCCGGACGACGGATAACCCTTCCGAGGGTCGTGGTGGCACGACCGAGGCCCGGGCTGCACGAACGTATCTACCCACCCCTCGTCGACCACCGCCACGAGGCTTTATTGTGTCGGCAGTCGAAGAACTTCCATGGCACTCGACGTAGCGGTTCCGGAGCCCCCGGACCTCTCGAACCGGGGGAAGCCTCGTGATTTCGAGTGGGGCGAGGAGACGATCGGGAAGGAGGACTTCTACCGCGAGGATCTCGAGGATCTCCTCGACGAGGGCGCGTGGAAGGAGGGATTCAACGAGTGGGCCGAATACACCGATATGGACGAATCGACGTTCCGGGTCCTCGACGATCTGGGCCTGTTCCAGACGTTCGACTTCTACTGGGATCCCACCGACGACCGTCTTCGGTACGACGCCCCGTCGATGCCGGACAACTGGCAGGAGCGTGCCGCGACCGAGTCCTTCGATTCGAGCACGGTCGGAATGATCGAAAGCGAGTTGCAGGATCTCGGCCGGGCGGTGTACGAGACGCTGGAGGACTACCTCGAACGGGGCGACCTGACGTCCGATTTTACCTGGGAGGACGAAACCTACGGCGATCGCGGGGAATGAGTTTCGGGTCCGTGATTGCGTTCGCGGCACACGTACCCGAAATCGGCGCGGAGGAAAACGACTGCGTGGGCCAGTGGATTTGAACCACGGTCGCTCCGCTTCGCTTCACTCTCTGATTCAAATCCGTGGCGACTTCTCTCAGGAAGCGACCGGAGTCGCTCGCCGCTCGGGGAAGAGAAAAACGCCAGTGTGGATTTGAACCGGAGCCAGACGTTCCGGGTCGAAGAGGGTGGATTGGGATCGTGGGGATGTTATCGTAGCGTGCCGCGAGGGAACGAAGTGACCGAGCGGGCCGACGAACCCCCGCAGGGGGTGAGGACGGTTTTTGGTCCAGATTTTGCCAGCGGAGCGAGCGACAGCGAGCGAAGCGCAGCAAAAGGTGGGTGAGTGGGCCAGTGCGGATTTGAACCGATGGAAGACGTTCCGGGTCGCTCACTCCGCTCGCTTCCCGGGCTGCGAACTTCCAGGGTTCAAATCCATGTCCCATTTTCTCTGCGGAGCCGCGTCGAGCGACCGGAGTCGCTCGCCGCTCATGGAAAGAGAAAATGGGCCAGTGCGGATTTGAACCGCAAGCTTCCACCTTATCAGAGTGGCGCTCTACCTGATTGAGCTACTGGCCCGAACGTATCACGTCCTTGCCCGCTGGTTTGTTTAAGCGTTTCCTTTCGACACTCCGCCGCAGCACGGGAGTTTATACCAAAAGAGCAGCCCACCTCGGGCCATCGCCAGCAGAGTAGCGCGGGTCGTCACGCGAGGTGACGGCACACCGGCCCGCGTCGAAACGTGCCGTCCGTTCGCCATCAGTTCGAGTCCTCGAATTCGACCTCGTACGCGTCGGAATCGAGATCGATAGTCTCATCGCTACTGTTCGAACCGCCGGGGGACGGTCCCGATCCCGGCCCCTCGCCTCCTTGACGGGCGGTACCACCCCCCATTCGGTCGTCGTCCCCGCCGGGAAACC is a genomic window of Halanaeroarchaeum sulfurireducens containing:
- a CDS encoding amidohydrolase, translating into MARPADVVFTGGDVHTLAEPDGVEEAVAVRNGRVARVDSAYEIDFCTGVETTVVDLDGSVLLPGFVDAHTHMLTLGQSRVHADLSGAESQKEALDRLRTDAARNHDWVLGFGWDESDWGTDPAPRRDDLDAISTDRPVAAFRVDLHSVVLNSVALDRLRADLPSDEIRTESGEATGVVVESAVDVVSAAIEPGRERAGTLLRAAIDFAHEHGVTAVHDMVRQSAAPRAYRDLDAADDLDLRVRINYWADHLDAIEELGLRPNHGSEFVRTGAIKTFTDGSIGSQSARVAEPFADEPDETGTWVVPPAEFRTLAERVDDAGLQLAAHAIGDVAIDAVLDVLEDVGDPAARHRIEHLELIDEASIARLSAVDAVASVQPNFHQWAGEDGLYARRLGDERRRRSNPLGRLADADIPIAFGSDGMPMDPLYGIEQAVTAPTAAQRLSVTEALRAYTRGSAYAGYDENRMGTVETGNLADFVVLAESPWEHPERIADIDVVMTVVGGEVVYESRQ
- the gpmI gene encoding 2,3-bisphosphoglycerate-independent phosphoglycerate mutase, with amino-acid sequence MQAALVILDGWGLANHDGRNAIAAAATPTFDRIKATGAFGTLTADGRSVGLPDDQMGNSEVGHLTIGAGRVVEQPYTRINDAIAADELCQNEAVAGAFDAAARAGGRVHFAGLVSDGGVHSDQAHLHALIECAAERGIEAVTHAFTDGRDTSPTGGESYLGELAAVAERHGTGHVATVSGRYYAMDRDENWERTKRAYDAIVNREADHRAPSAVDAVTASYDRGDTDEFVEPTLVAERPALADGDAAFLINFRADRVRQLVRMLADVEPDWEFETTPPDSHLATMTEYDQTYQFPVAFPPIDPTDTLGSVLAEAGRTQLRIAESEKYPHVTYFLNGGREVKFEGEIRRILESPAVPTYDQQPEMSAAAVTETAISIIEREDPDVMVLNYANPDMVGHTGDYEAAIAAVEAVDEQLARLLDSIGAAGAHAVVTADHGNADDMGTPEDPHTAHTFNPVPCIYLAPDGTDGGMRVRDGGELTDLAPTILSLIGVPIPDVMTGTSLLESY
- a CDS encoding cold-shock protein — encoded protein: MANGTVDFFHDTGGYGFITTEDADEDVFFHMEDVGGADLEEGQDIDFDIEQAPKGPRATNVERN